AGTTCCACCCCAGCATCCAGGGCTTCTTCCCCAACGACCGGTCGGTGGCGTACGACCTGTACGAGGTGATCGAGGAGACCGGCACGATCGCCCTGTTCCACACCGGCCAGACCGGCATCGGCGCCGGCGTGCCCGGCGGGGGCGGCATCAGGCTCAAGTACTCCAACCCGCTGCACGTGGACGACGTCGCCGCCGACTTCCCGCACCTGAAGATCATCCTGGCCCACCCGTCGTTCCCCTGGCAGGACGAGGCCCTGGCCGTCGCCACGCACAAGCCGGGCGTGCACATCGACCTGTCCGGCTGGTCGCCGAAGTACTTCCCGCCGCAGCTCGTGCAGTACGCGAACACACTGCTGAAGGACAAGGTCCTCTTCGGCTCCGACTTCCCCGTCCTCACCCCCGACCGCTGGCTCGCCGACTTCGACAAGCTGACGATCAAGGAAGAGGTCCGGCCGAAGATCCTCAAGGAGAACGCCGCCCGCCTGCTCGGGCTGACGAAACCGTAAGGGGCGTGACATGCGCAACGAGGGACTGGGGTCGTGGCCCGCACGCCGGGCCCGCAAGACCCCGCACCGCACCGCCCTGATCCACGGCGACACCACCCGCACCTACGCCGGCCTGTACGACCGCACCACCCGCCTCGCCCACGCCCTGCGCGAGCGGGGCGTCCGCCGCGGCGACCGCGTCGCCTACCTCGGCCCGAACCACCCCTCCTACCTGGAGACGATGTTCGCGGCCGGCACGCTCGGCGCGGTCTTCGTCCCCCTCAACATCCGGCTGGCCGGCCCGGAGATCGCCTACCAGCTCGCCGACTCCGGCGCCAAGGCCCTCGTCTACGGCCCCTCGCACGCCGGTCTGGTCGCGGGACTGCCGGGCAGCACGGACGTCCGTACGTACGTCGAGGTGGGCGCCGAGTACGAGGAGGCGCTGGCCTCGGCCTCCCAGGAGCCCATCGACACGCCGGTCGCCCCGGACGACACCTGCATCATCATGTACACCTCGGGGACGACCGGCCGCCCCAAGGGCGCGATGCTCACCCACGGCAACCTCACCTGGAACGCGATCAACGTCCTCGTCGACCACGACCTGCTCGCCGACGAACGCGCCCTGGTCTCCGCCCCGCTGTTCCACACCGCAGGCCTGAACATGCTGACGCTCCCGGTCCTGCTGAAGGGCGGCACCTGCGTCCTGGTCGAGGCCTTCGACCCGAACGCCACCTTCGACCTGATCGAACGGCACCGGATCACCTTCATGTTCGGCGTGCCCACCATGTTCGACCAGGTGGCCCGGCACCCGCGCTGGCCGGACGCCGACCTGTCGTCGCTGCGCATCCTGACCTGCGGCGGCTCCCCGGTGCCCACCCCGCTGATCGCGGCGTACCAGAGGCGCGGCCTGACCTTCCTCCAGGGCTACGGCATGACCGAGGCGGCCCCAGGCACGTTGTTCCTGGACGCCGAGCACGCCGTCAGCAAGGCGGGGTCGGCGGGCGTGCCGCACTTCTTCAGCGACGTACGCGTCGTACGGCCCGACCTCGCGCCGGTCGAGGTCGGCGAGGTGGGCGAGGTCGTGGTGCGCGGGCCGCACGTCATGCCCGGCTACTGGGGGCTGCCCGAGGAGACGGCCGCGTCCTTCGCGGACGGCTGGTTCCGCAGCGGCGACGCCGCCCAGGTCGACGAGGACGGCTACGTCTACATCGTCGACCGCCTCAAGGACATGATCATCTCCGGCGGCGAGAACATCTACCCCGCCGAGATCGAGGACCAGATCCTCGCCCACCCGGACATCGTCGAGTGCGCGGTGATCGGGGTGCCGGACGACAAGTGGGGCGAGGTGCCCCGCGCGGTCGTCGTGCCCCGCGAGGGCGCCGCACTCGACCCCGACGAGGTGCTGGCGTCGCTCGCCGGCCGCCTCGCCAAGTACAAGATCCCGAAGTCGGTCGTGGTGGCGGACGAGCTGCCTCGCACCGCCTCCGGGAAGCTCCTCAAATCCCGTGTGCGCAAGCGCTACGGCACCGACTCCCAGTGAAGGACGGCTCCATGAGCATCACCGTCAACGGCCTCGACGAACTGAAGAAGCTCGCGGGCAGCGACCTCGGCACCAGCGAGTGGATCGAGGTCACGCAGGAGCGGATCGACACCTTCGCCGACGCGACCG
The genomic region above belongs to Streptomyces coeruleorubidus and contains:
- a CDS encoding amidohydrolase family protein, whose translation is MDLNDLVAIDVHTHAEVSSKGHSSLDDDLHDASSAYFKVEGKRKPTLEETAAYYRERKMAAVIFTVDAESATGTAPVPNEEVAEAAAANADVLIPFASIDPFRGKAGVKQARRLVEEYGVKGFKFHPSIQGFFPNDRSVAYDLYEVIEETGTIALFHTGQTGIGAGVPGGGGIRLKYSNPLHVDDVAADFPHLKIILAHPSFPWQDEALAVATHKPGVHIDLSGWSPKYFPPQLVQYANTLLKDKVLFGSDFPVLTPDRWLADFDKLTIKEEVRPKILKENAARLLGLTKP
- a CDS encoding acyl-CoA synthetase, which codes for MRNEGLGSWPARRARKTPHRTALIHGDTTRTYAGLYDRTTRLAHALRERGVRRGDRVAYLGPNHPSYLETMFAAGTLGAVFVPLNIRLAGPEIAYQLADSGAKALVYGPSHAGLVAGLPGSTDVRTYVEVGAEYEEALASASQEPIDTPVAPDDTCIIMYTSGTTGRPKGAMLTHGNLTWNAINVLVDHDLLADERALVSAPLFHTAGLNMLTLPVLLKGGTCVLVEAFDPNATFDLIERHRITFMFGVPTMFDQVARHPRWPDADLSSLRILTCGGSPVPTPLIAAYQRRGLTFLQGYGMTEAAPGTLFLDAEHAVSKAGSAGVPHFFSDVRVVRPDLAPVEVGEVGEVVVRGPHVMPGYWGLPEETAASFADGWFRSGDAAQVDEDGYVYIVDRLKDMIISGGENIYPAEIEDQILAHPDIVECAVIGVPDDKWGEVPRAVVVPREGAALDPDEVLASLAGRLAKYKIPKSVVVADELPRTASGKLLKSRVRKRYGTDSQ